One window of the Chitinispirillum alkaliphilum genome contains the following:
- a CDS encoding CRISPR-associated protein Cas2 produces the protein MMVIVVENAPPRLRGRLGVYLIEVHCGVYVGTQSKRVREMLWKQVVSFIDDGNAVMMWKTNTESGFDFVTHGKNRRVPVEMDGLKLVAFHPEAIQRWA, from the coding sequence ATGATGGTCATCGTAGTTGAAAATGCGCCTCCAAGATTACGTGGCAGATTAGGTGTTTATCTGATTGAAGTACACTGTGGAGTATATGTCGGCACTCAGTCTAAGCGGGTGAGGGAGATGTTGTGGAAGCAGGTGGTTAGCTTTATTGATGATGGAAATGCTGTGATGATGTGGAAAACCAATACCGAATCTGGATTTGATTTTGTTACTCATGGAAAAAACAGAAGGGTTCCAGTTGAAATGGATGGTTTAAAGTTGGTCGCTTTCCACCCGGAAGCTATTCAGAGATGGGCTTGA
- a CDS encoding CRISPR-associated protein Cas1: MNGLPPPKPIMMKERVSMLFLEYGELDVLDGSFVLVDKTGIRTQIPVGSVACLLLQPGTRVSHAAVVLASRVGCLLVWVGEAGVRVYAAGQPGGARSDRLLYQAKLALDPTARLNVVRRMYKIRFGEDPPARRSIEQLRGIEGARVRATYQLLAAKYGIKWTRRNYNPDHWDLSDTPNKCLSAATSCLYGVCEAAILAAGYAPAIGFIHTGKPLSFVYDVADMFKFQTVVPIAFKIAAKETTDIERKVRLACRDAFREWKVLNDIIPFIDEVLAAGGLDIPKAHAEAVPVAIPEKEKTGDDGHRS, translated from the coding sequence ATGAACGGTCTACCACCTCCAAAGCCAATAATGATGAAAGAGCGTGTATCGATGCTTTTTTTGGAATATGGCGAACTTGATGTTCTTGACGGTTCTTTTGTTTTGGTTGACAAAACCGGTATACGTACACAGATACCGGTAGGATCAGTTGCTTGTTTGTTGTTGCAGCCTGGTACACGGGTATCACATGCAGCTGTTGTTTTGGCCTCAAGAGTTGGGTGTTTGCTTGTATGGGTAGGTGAAGCTGGTGTCAGGGTGTATGCTGCAGGTCAGCCTGGCGGAGCGCGTTCTGATAGATTATTATATCAGGCAAAGCTTGCACTTGATCCAACTGCGAGGCTTAATGTTGTCCGCAGGATGTATAAAATCAGGTTTGGTGAAGATCCACCGGCAAGAAGAAGTATTGAGCAGCTTAGGGGAATTGAAGGTGCACGGGTGCGGGCGACATACCAATTACTTGCTGCAAAGTATGGAATCAAGTGGACTCGGCGAAATTACAATCCTGACCACTGGGATTTAAGTGACACTCCAAATAAATGTCTCAGTGCAGCCACATCCTGTTTATATGGGGTATGTGAAGCTGCCATTCTGGCTGCCGGATATGCACCCGCAATTGGATTTATTCATACTGGTAAACCTTTGTCTTTTGTTTATGATGTAGCAGATATGTTTAAATTTCAAACAGTAGTGCCCATTGCTTTTAAAATCGCAGCCAAAGAGACTACCGACATTGAGCGCAAGGTGAGGCTTGCGTGCAGGGATGCTTTTAGAGAATGGAAAGTGCTCAATGATATAATTCCTTTTATTGATGAAGTACTTGCGGCTGGTGGATTGGATATTCCCAAAGCACATGCCGAAGCTGTACCTGTTGCTATACCGGAAAAGGAGAAGACCGGAGATGATGGTCATCGTAGTTGA
- a CDS encoding GxxExxY protein — MSEKDLKHSDLTREIIGAAMEVHGQMGNGFQEVIYQRCLVLELKDRGIGFRREQEKTLYYKNHEVGTRRADFIVEDRVLVELKAVSTLEDVHRAQTLNYLTAYRLEIGLLINFGGKSLQFERFISSKNRYKGEQYERAAV, encoded by the coding sequence GTGAGTGAGAAGGATCTTAAGCATTCAGATCTCACACGGGAAATAATCGGTGCGGCGATGGAGGTACATGGCCAGATGGGAAATGGTTTTCAGGAAGTTATCTATCAGCGATGTCTTGTTTTAGAGTTAAAGGATCGTGGAATTGGTTTCAGGCGGGAGCAGGAAAAGACTCTTTACTATAAGAACCATGAAGTTGGAACAAGAAGAGCCGATTTCATTGTGGAAGATCGGGTGCTTGTGGAGTTAAAGGCAGTCTCAACACTTGAAGATGTTCACAGAGCACAAACATTAAATTATCTCACAGCATATCGTCTTGAAATAGGATTATTGATAAATTTCGGCGGTAAAAGTTTACAGTTCGAGCGGTTTATAAGCAGTAAGAATCGCTATAAAGGTGAACAATATGAGAGGGCCGCGGTATGA